The following are encoded in a window of Rubellicoccus peritrichatus genomic DNA:
- a CDS encoding phytoene desaturase codes for MGDSRKKRAVVIGSGFGGLAAAIRTQAKGYEVTLLEMRDKPGGRAYVYEDQGFTYDAGPTIVTVPFVLDELAEVAGKKLEDYVDIVPCDPFYRIYFNDGRVFDYRGEQEKLEAEIHKFNPADVEGYRRFQDYSRRIFDRAFTDLADHSFHSIWEMIKVAPDLIKLRADKAVFSRVGEFIKDPNLQQVFSFEPLLIGGNPLRSSAIYAMIHYLEKTWGVHFAMGGTGALIRGLVKLFEDIGGTLILGARAEEILVENGKAKGVRVALGSQEEDLTADRESGYHFSKTKEEFFPADVVISNGDVANTYRKLVKPEHRRKWTDRKLEKMKYAMSLFVAYFGTDRKYDNVPHHSIVLGPRYEGLLTDIFDKKIVAEDFSLYLHRPTATDPSLAPEGCDGFYVLSPVPHLGGGQDWAGLKEEYADRIFASLEKDYLLPDLRKHIVSKLLFTPQDFHDRLDAFQGSAFQFEPLLTQSAWFRPHNRSEDVEDLYFVGAGTHPGAGMPGVISSAKVLDRFIQ; via the coding sequence ATGGGAGACAGTAGAAAGAAAAGGGCAGTGGTGATTGGCAGCGGTTTTGGTGGCCTCGCTGCCGCGATTCGGACGCAGGCCAAGGGTTACGAGGTGACCCTGCTGGAAATGCGCGACAAGCCTGGTGGCCGGGCTTATGTTTACGAAGATCAGGGCTTTACCTATGATGCCGGTCCTACGATTGTGACTGTGCCATTTGTGCTCGACGAGCTGGCTGAGGTGGCGGGCAAAAAGCTCGAGGATTATGTGGATATCGTCCCATGTGATCCTTTTTATCGCATATATTTCAATGACGGTCGTGTTTTTGATTACCGCGGAGAGCAGGAAAAGCTGGAAGCGGAAATCCACAAGTTCAATCCCGCCGATGTCGAAGGTTACCGCAGGTTTCAGGATTATAGTCGCCGCATCTTTGACCGCGCCTTTACCGATCTGGCCGACCATTCCTTTCATTCCATTTGGGAGATGATCAAGGTTGCTCCCGATTTGATAAAGCTTCGCGCTGATAAGGCAGTCTTTTCGCGCGTGGGCGAGTTTATCAAAGATCCGAACCTCCAGCAGGTTTTTTCATTCGAGCCGTTGCTCATCGGCGGTAACCCGCTGAGGTCTTCCGCCATTTACGCTATGATTCACTATTTGGAGAAAACCTGGGGTGTGCATTTCGCCATGGGTGGAACCGGTGCGCTTATCCGTGGGTTGGTAAAACTGTTTGAGGACATTGGCGGCACGCTTATCCTTGGTGCGAGGGCGGAAGAAATATTGGTTGAAAATGGAAAGGCCAAAGGGGTTCGAGTGGCCCTGGGTAGTCAGGAAGAAGACCTTACTGCGGATCGTGAATCGGGCTATCACTTTTCTAAAACCAAAGAAGAGTTTTTTCCGGCCGATGTCGTTATCTCTAACGGCGATGTTGCCAACACTTACCGTAAGCTCGTTAAGCCGGAGCACCGTCGCAAGTGGACGGACCGCAAGCTGGAGAAGATGAAGTATGCCATGAGTCTTTTCGTGGCTTACTTCGGGACGGATCGCAAATACGACAATGTTCCGCATCACAGCATTGTTCTGGGGCCACGATATGAAGGGCTGCTAACTGATATTTTTGATAAGAAAATCGTAGCCGAGGATTTTTCACTCTACTTGCACCGGCCAACTGCGACCGATCCAAGTCTCGCGCCAGAGGGTTGTGATGGCTTTTACGTTTTAAGTCCGGTTCCGCATCTTGGTGGTGGTCAGGACTGGGCCGGGTTGAAGGAAGAATATGCCGATCGCATTTTTGCTTCATTGGAAAAGGATTACCTATTGCCTGATTTGCGAAAGCACATTGTCAGCAAGCTGCTTTTCACTCCGCAGGATTTCCACGATCGTCTGGATGCTTTTCAGGGCAGTGCTTTCCAGTTTGAACCCTTGTTGACACAAAGTGCCTGGTTCCGCCCGCATAATCGTAGTGAAGATGTCGAAGACCTTTACTTTGTTGGTGCGGGAACGCATCCGGGTGCTGGTATGCCGGGTGTGATATCATCCGCCAAGGTGCTTGACCGGTTTATCCAGTGA
- the ald gene encoding alanine dehydrogenase — MKVGVPRETKQSEHRVALVPDGVRQLVDDGHQVIVETHAGIGIAITDQEYEAAGAVIVDSPQGVFDGAELILKVKEPQEDEIALHQPHHTIFGFLHLAADKALTEQLLATGATYIAMETMQDDGGLLPLLTPMSVVAGRMAAQVGAQYLQQDHGGKGVLLGGVSGAPSGRVTVIGCGAAGTNAIEVAIGLGAHVTAIDVSAPRLEELAERFGECITVLQSTPDNILKAVVSSDVVIGTVLVPGSRAPVLVTRSMIAQMEPGSVVIDIAVDQGGCIETCHPTSHAEPSYVVDGVIHYCVSNIPGVVARTATYALTNVSFDYVRTIARLGVGESLRQHSILQKGLNIYKGNLVHQVIARDLKLTLEDFPHFSES; from the coding sequence ATGAAGGTCGGTGTTCCACGGGAAACCAAACAGAGTGAGCATCGTGTGGCTCTGGTCCCGGACGGGGTTAGGCAGTTGGTTGATGACGGCCATCAGGTGATTGTTGAAACGCATGCTGGAATCGGAATCGCCATTACTGACCAAGAGTACGAAGCGGCTGGCGCGGTGATTGTTGATAGTCCCCAAGGAGTTTTCGATGGAGCAGAACTGATTTTAAAAGTAAAAGAACCGCAGGAGGATGAAATTGCTCTTCATCAACCCCACCATACCATTTTCGGTTTTCTCCATTTGGCAGCGGATAAAGCGCTGACGGAACAGTTGCTGGCAACAGGCGCAACTTACATTGCGATGGAAACCATGCAGGACGATGGCGGTTTGCTTCCTTTGCTTACGCCCATGTCTGTTGTTGCGGGCAGAATGGCGGCACAAGTCGGGGCGCAGTATTTGCAACAAGACCACGGAGGAAAGGGTGTTTTACTGGGAGGTGTTTCGGGTGCACCATCGGGCCGAGTGACCGTAATTGGCTGTGGTGCTGCCGGGACCAATGCAATCGAAGTGGCAATCGGCTTGGGGGCGCACGTAACTGCAATTGATGTGTCAGCCCCGCGTCTGGAGGAACTTGCTGAAAGGTTCGGAGAGTGTATTACTGTCCTGCAGTCGACTCCGGATAATATTCTCAAAGCCGTGGTTAGTTCCGATGTCGTCATTGGCACCGTATTGGTTCCGGGATCAAGGGCTCCTGTTCTGGTGACCCGTTCAATGATTGCCCAAATGGAACCCGGCAGTGTCGTTATCGATATTGCTGTTGATCAGGGAGGCTGTATTGAAACCTGCCATCCAACAAGCCATGCTGAGCCGAGTTATGTTGTCGATGGTGTCATTCACTATTGCGTCAGCAATATTCCTGGGGTCGTCGCTCGTACTGCCACTTATGCGCTGACGAACGTTTCCTTCGACTATGTTCGGACGATTGCAAGGTTGGGCGTTGGTGAATCCTTGCGCCAACATTCCATCCTCCAGAAGGGCTTGAATATCTATAAGGGAAACCTTGTCCATCAGGTTATTGCTCGTGACCTCAAGCTCACGCTTGAGGATTTTCCACATTTCAGCGAGAGTTAA
- a CDS encoding DNA starvation/stationary phase protection protein, with amino-acid sequence MPKRKKSRPDTNSIAETLRPVLADTYALMAQTHLCHWNVEGPSFFALHAAFEMQYTELFQASDEIAERIRALGDYSPGGLESLARIANMTELPEKATAEKMAASLIENHSKLIKDAAKAREIASEADDKETEDLMIARIQVHEKTVWMLKSFLK; translated from the coding sequence ATGCCCAAGCGTAAAAAAAGCCGACCTGATACCAATTCCATTGCGGAAACACTTCGCCCTGTTTTAGCAGACACCTACGCCCTGATGGCTCAGACTCATTTGTGCCATTGGAACGTTGAGGGCCCAAGCTTCTTCGCACTGCATGCCGCCTTCGAAATGCAATATACGGAGCTTTTTCAGGCTTCCGACGAAATCGCTGAGCGCATCCGTGCCCTTGGCGATTACTCGCCAGGCGGATTGGAAAGTCTCGCCAGGATCGCCAATATGACAGAGCTTCCCGAGAAGGCCACGGCTGAAAAAATGGCGGCCAGCCTGATCGAAAATCACTCCAAACTGATCAAGGACGCAGCCAAGGCTCGTGAAATCGCCAGCGAAGCCGACGACAAGGAAACCGAGGACCTCATGATTGCCCGGATTCAGGTCCACGAAAAGACAGTCTGGATGCTTAAGAGCTTCTTGAAGTAG